One Tomitella gaofuii DNA segment encodes these proteins:
- a CDS encoding PucR family transcriptional regulator, with translation MTRTAMDRGRTMMLNGTPASHALADSTALAEEVLQHHAATSTDYRLYRMADVHTDIVRSLAAGFRLAARLLDGGPLPTEDELSGILTLIAEKALVGVPLSAMMALTDETVGKLRATVLAPAHASDNEDLREINDRIFAFAQHIHTTIPICYVNAARRPGGPGTASSLAEALLAGRAPTGDVPRGYLVVRLVVDPWSSADPGLPAATGPARTRVNSTRTVPPHLAIKAGHDLDEAGRQLSAAFPGTLIAPAPHRGLLLAQAPVEALREALREIGTVLGAEITAVTDTVATAQIPRAAEDTRELARIVTRLRYPAGVYTFGDLAVEYQLTRPGPGRDRLAAALDPLTANAGLIETLGVHIGNNLDRRRTATALGLHPNTVDHRLKRIAKLTGHDPTRPHGLRHLHAATVIDRFLRAPMPRAAHLEQAGGTRFSSR, from the coding sequence ATGACACGAACCGCAATGGACCGCGGCCGCACCATGATGCTGAACGGCACGCCCGCCTCGCATGCCCTGGCGGATTCCACCGCCCTCGCCGAGGAGGTTCTGCAGCACCACGCGGCCACCAGCACCGACTACCGCCTTTACCGGATGGCGGACGTGCACACGGACATCGTCCGCTCGCTCGCCGCCGGCTTCCGCCTGGCCGCGCGCCTGCTGGACGGCGGCCCGCTGCCGACGGAGGACGAGCTCTCCGGGATCCTCACGTTGATCGCGGAGAAGGCGTTGGTGGGCGTCCCCCTCAGCGCCATGATGGCGCTGACCGACGAGACCGTCGGCAAGCTGCGCGCCACCGTCCTCGCCCCGGCGCACGCGAGCGACAACGAGGACCTGCGCGAGATCAACGACCGCATTTTCGCGTTCGCCCAGCACATCCACACGACGATCCCGATCTGCTACGTCAACGCCGCACGCCGCCCCGGAGGCCCCGGCACGGCGTCATCGCTCGCGGAGGCCTTGCTGGCGGGACGGGCGCCGACGGGGGACGTCCCCCGCGGCTACCTGGTGGTGCGGCTGGTGGTGGATCCGTGGTCTTCGGCCGACCCCGGCCTGCCCGCCGCGACCGGGCCGGCGCGCACGCGCGTGAACAGCACCCGGACGGTCCCGCCGCATCTCGCGATCAAGGCCGGTCACGACCTCGACGAGGCCGGCCGCCAGCTCAGCGCCGCATTCCCCGGCACGCTCATCGCGCCCGCGCCGCACCGGGGGCTGCTTCTCGCGCAGGCGCCGGTGGAGGCGCTGCGCGAGGCACTGCGCGAGATCGGCACGGTCCTGGGCGCGGAGATCACCGCGGTGACCGACACTGTGGCGACGGCCCAGATCCCCCGCGCGGCGGAGGACACCCGGGAGCTCGCGCGGATCGTCACCCGCCTGCGCTACCCGGCCGGCGTCTACACGTTCGGCGACCTCGCGGTGGAGTACCAGCTCACCCGCCCGGGTCCGGGTCGCGACCGGCTCGCAGCGGCGCTCGACCCGCTCACCGCCAATGCGGGGCTGATCGAGACGCTCGGCGTGCACATCGGCAACAACCTGGACCGGAGGCGCACCGCCACCGCTCTGGGCCTGCACCCGAACACCGTCGACCATCGGCTCAAGCGCATCGCCAAGCTCACCGGGCACGACCCGACGCGACCGCACGGCCTGCGGCACCTGCACGCTGCCACCGTGATCGACAGGTTCCTGCGCGCACCGATGCCCCGCGCCGCCCACCTGGAACAGGCGGGCGGCACCCGCTTCAGCAGCCGATGA
- a CDS encoding glycine--tRNA ligase, which produces MAGKSNRIDTVVNLAKRRGLVFPSGEIYGGTRSAWDYGPLGVELKENIKRQWWRSMITGRDDTVGIDSSVILPRQVWVASGHLAVFNDPLVECLNCHKRHRQDHLQEAYAAKHGIDDPDTVAMDLLGCPDCGTKGQWTEPRDFNMMLKTFLGPVESEEGLHYLRPETAQGIFVNFANVLNTARKKPPFGIGQIGKSFRNEITPGNFIFRTREFEQMEMEFFVKPGEDETWHKYWIDQRFGWYTDLGINKDNLRLYEHPAEKLSHYSKSTIDIEYRFEFAGSEWGELEGIANRTDFDLSTHSEHSGADLSFYDQAAGERYTPYVIEPAAGLGRSLMAFLVDAYTEDEAPNAKGGVDTRTVLRLDRRLAPVKAAVLPLSRNADLTPKAKDLAQQLRRNWNVDFDDAGAIGRRYRRQDEVGTPFCITVDFDTLEDQAVTIRERDSMAQERIALDQVEGYLAQRLIGC; this is translated from the coding sequence GTGGCAGGCAAGTCCAACCGTATCGACACCGTCGTCAACCTGGCCAAGCGTCGCGGCCTGGTGTTCCCGAGCGGCGAGATCTACGGCGGAACCCGCTCTGCCTGGGACTACGGCCCCCTCGGCGTGGAGCTCAAAGAGAACATCAAGCGGCAGTGGTGGCGGAGCATGATCACCGGCCGCGACGACACCGTCGGCATCGACTCGTCGGTGATCCTGCCGCGCCAGGTGTGGGTGGCCTCCGGTCACCTCGCGGTGTTCAACGATCCGCTCGTGGAGTGCCTCAACTGCCACAAGCGGCACCGGCAGGACCACCTGCAGGAGGCGTACGCCGCCAAGCACGGGATCGACGACCCGGACACCGTGGCCATGGACCTGCTCGGCTGCCCGGACTGCGGCACCAAGGGGCAGTGGACCGAGCCGCGCGACTTCAACATGATGCTCAAGACCTTCCTCGGGCCGGTGGAGAGCGAGGAGGGGTTGCACTACCTGCGCCCCGAGACCGCCCAGGGGATCTTCGTCAACTTCGCGAACGTGCTCAACACCGCGCGCAAGAAGCCGCCGTTCGGCATCGGCCAGATCGGCAAGAGTTTCCGCAACGAGATCACGCCCGGCAACTTCATCTTCCGGACCCGTGAGTTCGAGCAGATGGAGATGGAGTTCTTCGTCAAGCCCGGCGAGGACGAGACCTGGCACAAGTACTGGATCGACCAGCGGTTCGGCTGGTACACCGACCTCGGCATCAACAAGGACAACCTGCGGCTCTACGAGCACCCGGCCGAGAAGCTCTCGCACTACTCCAAGAGCACCATCGACATCGAGTACCGGTTCGAGTTCGCCGGCAGCGAGTGGGGCGAGCTCGAGGGCATCGCCAACCGGACGGATTTCGACCTCTCGACGCACAGCGAGCACTCGGGTGCGGACCTGAGCTTCTACGACCAGGCGGCCGGCGAGCGCTACACGCCGTACGTCATCGAGCCGGCGGCGGGGCTGGGCAGGTCGCTGATGGCCTTCCTCGTCGACGCGTACACGGAGGACGAGGCGCCCAACGCCAAGGGCGGCGTGGACACGCGCACGGTGCTGCGACTGGACCGCAGGCTCGCGCCGGTGAAGGCCGCGGTGCTGCCGCTGAGCCGCAACGCGGATCTCACGCCCAAGGCCAAGGACCTCGCGCAGCAGCTGCGCCGCAACTGGAACGTCGACTTCGACGATGCGGGGGCCATCGGCCGCCGCTACCGCCGCCAGGACGAGGTGGGCACGCCGTTCTGCATCACGGTCGACTTCGACACGCTCGAGGACCAGGCGGTGACCATCCGCGAGCGTGATTCGATGGCGCAGGAGCGCATCGCGCTGGACCAGGTGGAGGGCTACCTGGCCCAGCGTCTCATCGGCTGCTGA
- a CDS encoding ArsR/SmtB family transcription factor, whose product MTTAQLHDDRPPRHDPGRTDHRRSAEAPDAALLDAAGALLRALSAPARMAIVLRLRENDCCVHDLVDALGLPQPLVSQHLRVLKSSGVVTGERAGREVRYHLMDEHLAHIVTDALEHADELQSQPVDAEDGGAS is encoded by the coding sequence ATGACGACGGCGCAGTTGCACGACGACCGACCCCCTCGGCACGACCCGGGCCGCACCGACCACCGACGGTCGGCCGAGGCTCCGGATGCGGCGCTGCTCGATGCGGCCGGTGCCCTGCTCCGTGCGCTGTCCGCACCAGCCAGGATGGCCATCGTCCTGCGGCTGCGCGAGAACGATTGCTGCGTCCACGATCTTGTCGACGCGCTCGGGCTGCCGCAGCCGCTCGTGAGCCAGCACCTGCGCGTACTGAAGTCGTCGGGCGTGGTCACGGGCGAACGCGCCGGCCGGGAAGTGCGCTACCACCTGATGGACGAGCACCTCGCGCACATCGTGACCGACGCGCTCGAGCACGCCGACGAGCTGCAATCGCAGCCGGTGGACGCCGAGGACGGGGGCGCATCGTGA
- a CDS encoding Fur family transcriptional regulator, with protein MTTAGRPAVGVRATKQRSAITAMLEEITDFRSAQDLHDELRRRGAAISLTTVYRTMQSLVDSGEVDVLRTDTGESVYRRCSSGHHHHLVCRRCGYTVEIDGPTVEAWTRTVAAEHGFTEPGHTLEVFGVCSECAGAG; from the coding sequence GTGACCACCGCCGGCCGCCCCGCCGTCGGCGTGCGGGCCACCAAGCAGCGCAGCGCGATCACCGCGATGCTCGAGGAGATCACGGACTTCCGGTCCGCGCAGGATCTGCACGACGAGCTGCGGCGCCGCGGCGCGGCGATCTCGCTGACCACCGTGTACCGGACGATGCAGTCGCTGGTCGACTCCGGCGAGGTCGACGTGCTGCGCACCGACACCGGCGAATCCGTCTACCGCCGTTGCTCGTCAGGGCACCACCACCACCTGGTGTGCCGGCGCTGCGGCTACACCGTGGAGATCGACGGCCCCACTGTGGAGGCGTGGACACGCACGGTGGCCGCCGAACACGGATTCACCGAGCCGGGGCACACCCTGGAGGTGTTCGGTGTCTGCTCCGAGTGCGCCGGCGCCGGCTGA
- a CDS encoding MFS transporter, with product MSSSTAVPEVTAERAPWTPMIGLFLAQMLMSFNVAVLPVSLGGMVDSFGASPTTVAGTIVVYGLVVAALVMVGAKIGQKLGWLRVFRAVIVLFAVSSVVMLVAPSVGWAIAGQGLAGASAAIIVPALVALIAENYRGSQQATAVGSLGSARALSGVSAFLIGGALASTVGWRPSFAIVLGIAVVVFLLSFTLRGDEGDAGIEIDFVAAALIGAAIVLITVGFQNLNAWGVWFASPDAPFDIVGVSPAPLLVLVGLVVGQGFFLWTRARVRAGRTPLVDLSVLGSSSERAAVYAMFIVVAMEAALNFTVPLYIQIVQGRSAFDTSLAMLPFNLTVFITATLVVRFYKRYSPRVIGVASFVLTTAALVWLAYVVSNNWETAPTIIGLIVFGIGQGALVTLVFNVLVTSAPKELAGDVGSIRGTTQNLASAVGTAVIGAILVSLLSIGIGNAVAHQTGVPDSLVAQVDLDKVDFVRNDQLREHLESTTDASPQQIDRAVEVNEDVRLRTLKYGLLVLAILSATAILPASRLPRYRPHEIPDPAGAGE from the coding sequence ATGAGTTCGTCGACCGCGGTACCGGAGGTGACTGCAGAACGCGCCCCGTGGACGCCGATGATCGGCCTCTTCCTGGCCCAGATGCTCATGTCGTTCAATGTGGCGGTGCTGCCGGTGTCGCTGGGCGGCATGGTCGACTCGTTCGGCGCCTCGCCGACGACGGTCGCCGGGACCATCGTCGTCTACGGGCTGGTCGTCGCAGCGCTGGTGATGGTGGGCGCCAAGATCGGCCAGAAGCTCGGCTGGCTGCGGGTGTTCCGCGCGGTGATCGTGCTGTTCGCCGTGTCGTCGGTGGTCATGCTCGTCGCGCCCAGCGTGGGATGGGCTATCGCGGGCCAGGGCCTCGCGGGCGCCTCGGCGGCGATCATCGTCCCTGCGCTGGTGGCGCTCATCGCCGAGAACTACCGCGGAAGCCAGCAGGCCACGGCGGTCGGTTCGCTCGGTTCGGCGCGCGCGTTGTCCGGGGTGAGCGCGTTCCTCATCGGCGGCGCGCTCGCCAGCACCGTCGGCTGGCGCCCGTCGTTCGCCATCGTGCTGGGCATCGCCGTCGTCGTCTTCCTGCTCAGCTTCACGCTGCGCGGCGACGAGGGCGACGCGGGCATCGAGATCGACTTCGTCGCCGCGGCGCTCATCGGCGCGGCGATCGTGCTCATCACCGTCGGATTCCAGAACCTCAACGCGTGGGGCGTGTGGTTCGCATCGCCGGACGCGCCCTTCGACATCGTCGGCGTGTCGCCCGCCCCGCTTCTCGTGCTCGTCGGTCTCGTCGTCGGCCAAGGGTTCTTCCTGTGGACGCGCGCGCGGGTGCGGGCCGGCAGGACCCCGCTGGTGGACCTGTCGGTCCTCGGCTCGTCCAGCGAGCGCGCCGCCGTCTACGCGATGTTCATCGTCGTGGCCATGGAGGCCGCCCTCAACTTCACCGTGCCGCTGTACATCCAGATCGTGCAGGGGCGCAGCGCGTTCGACACGTCGCTGGCGATGCTGCCGTTCAACCTCACCGTCTTCATCACCGCCACGCTGGTCGTGCGCTTCTACAAGCGGTACAGCCCGCGCGTGATCGGCGTGGCGTCGTTCGTCCTCACCACCGCTGCGCTGGTGTGGCTGGCATACGTGGTGAGCAACAACTGGGAGACCGCGCCGACGATCATCGGACTGATCGTTTTCGGCATCGGTCAAGGCGCCTTGGTGACGCTCGTGTTCAACGTGCTGGTCACGAGCGCCCCCAAGGAGCTCGCGGGCGACGTCGGCTCCATCCGCGGCACCACGCAGAACCTCGCCTCGGCGGTGGGGACGGCGGTCATCGGCGCCATCCTGGTGTCGCTGCTGTCGATCGGCATCGGCAACGCTGTCGCGCATCAGACGGGTGTTCCCGATTCACTCGTGGCGCAGGTGGACCTGGACAAGGTCGACTTCGTCCGCAACGACCAGCTGCGCGAGCACCTGGAATCGACCACCGACGCCTCGCCGCAGCAGATCGACCGAGCTGTGGAGGTCAATGAGGACGTGCGGCTGCGGACGCTCAAGTACGGGCTGCTGGTGCTCGCCATCCTCAGCGCCACCGCGATCCTGCCGGCGTCGCGCCTGCCGCGGTACCGGCCGCACGAGATCCCTGATCCTGCGGGAGCAGGGGAGTGA
- the glsA gene encoding glutaminase A, whose product MVHRELRDVPQAVSTGALPPPARIDRIVEAAHSRYLPLEDGAVADYIPVLAAADPDLFAVAVTETDGDVHEVGDVGDRFTIQSISKAFVFALACEAHGHMVLRERVGVDNTGLPFNSVIAMELGDGHPRNPMVNAGALATTGLVPGATPAEQWERVRTGLSRFAGRSLELDGEAYHSEMLTNHRNRALAQLLESYGRVEVDPVSLVDVYTRQCSLRVTAHDLAVMGATLADGGVNPVTGERVVSGQTARDTLAVLASTGMYERSGTWMFEVGLPAKSGVAGGIVAIAPGKGAIGTFSPRLDSAGNSVRGQRATAYLSRALGLNLFASAAHGAAENSLGKEGTV is encoded by the coding sequence GTGGTGCACAGAGAATTACGCGACGTCCCACAGGCGGTGTCCACCGGCGCGCTGCCGCCGCCGGCGCGGATCGACCGGATCGTCGAGGCGGCGCACAGCAGATACCTGCCGCTCGAGGACGGCGCCGTCGCGGACTACATCCCCGTACTCGCCGCGGCCGACCCGGACCTGTTCGCCGTCGCGGTCACCGAGACCGACGGCGACGTCCACGAGGTCGGCGACGTCGGCGACCGGTTCACGATCCAGTCGATCTCGAAGGCCTTCGTCTTCGCGCTCGCCTGCGAGGCGCACGGACACATGGTGCTGCGGGAGCGGGTCGGCGTCGACAACACGGGGCTGCCGTTCAACTCGGTCATCGCGATGGAACTGGGCGACGGGCACCCGCGCAACCCCATGGTGAACGCCGGCGCCCTCGCGACCACCGGGCTCGTGCCGGGGGCGACGCCCGCCGAGCAGTGGGAGCGCGTGCGCACCGGGCTCTCGCGCTTCGCGGGCCGCAGCCTGGAACTCGACGGCGAGGCCTACCACTCCGAGATGCTCACCAACCACCGCAATCGGGCCCTCGCGCAACTGCTGGAAAGCTACGGCCGCGTCGAGGTCGATCCCGTCTCGCTCGTGGACGTCTACACCCGGCAGTGTTCCCTGCGCGTCACCGCGCACGACCTCGCCGTCATGGGCGCCACGCTGGCGGACGGCGGCGTGAACCCGGTGACCGGCGAGCGCGTGGTGTCGGGGCAGACCGCGCGCGACACGCTCGCCGTGCTCGCATCGACGGGGATGTATGAACGTTCGGGCACGTGGATGTTCGAGGTGGGGCTCCCCGCCAAGTCCGGGGTGGCCGGCGGCATCGTCGCGATCGCGCCGGGCAAGGGCGCCATCGGGACCTTCTCGCCCCGCCTCGACAGTGCGGGGAACAGTGTCCGGGGCCAGCGGGCCACGGCCTACCTTTCGCGGGCGCTGGGGCTCAACCTGTTCGCGTCGGCGGCGCACGGTGCGGCCGAAAACAGCTTGGGGAAGGAAGGCACGGTATGA
- a CDS encoding isoprenyl transferase produces the protein MRCVIQRRRTRRTGADAAAAAGPGPAAAPRPPDPHPSGATPPDIPAALVPRHVALVMDGNGRWAQERGLPRTAGHERGEAVLMDTVCGCIDMGVSHLSAYAFSTENWKRSPEEVRFLMGFNRDVIRRRRDEMNEMGVRVRWAGRRPRLWKSVITELEAAEELTAGNSVMTLTMCVNYGGRAEIADAARALAREAAAGRIDPEKITEKTFARYLDEPDMPDVDLFLRPSGELRTSNFLPWQSAYAELVFQDTLFPDFDRRDLWAACLEYARRDRRFGGVK, from the coding sequence ATGAGGTGCGTGATCCAGCGACGACGAACGCGGCGGACCGGCGCTGACGCGGCGGCCGCCGCGGGGCCGGGCCCAGCCGCGGCGCCACGGCCACCGGACCCGCACCCCTCCGGCGCGACGCCGCCCGACATCCCCGCCGCGCTCGTGCCCCGCCACGTGGCCTTGGTGATGGACGGCAACGGGCGGTGGGCGCAGGAACGCGGCCTGCCGCGCACGGCCGGGCACGAGCGCGGCGAGGCGGTCCTGATGGACACGGTGTGCGGGTGCATCGACATGGGCGTATCGCACCTGTCCGCCTACGCCTTCTCCACGGAGAATTGGAAGCGCAGCCCGGAGGAGGTCCGCTTCCTGATGGGCTTCAACCGCGATGTCATCCGCCGGCGCCGCGACGAGATGAACGAGATGGGCGTGCGCGTGCGCTGGGCCGGGCGCAGGCCCCGGCTGTGGAAGTCGGTGATCACCGAGCTCGAAGCCGCCGAGGAGCTCACCGCGGGCAACTCCGTGATGACGCTGACCATGTGCGTCAACTATGGCGGGCGTGCCGAGATCGCGGACGCGGCCCGAGCCCTCGCCCGCGAGGCGGCGGCCGGGCGCATCGACCCGGAGAAGATCACCGAGAAGACGTTCGCGCGGTACCTTGACGAACCGGACATGCCCGACGTGGACCTGTTCCTGCGACCGTCCGGCGAACTGCGCACGTCCAACTTCCTGCCGTGGCAGTCCGCCTACGCCGAGCTGGTCTTCCAGGACACGCTGTTCCCCGACTTCGACAGACGCGACCTGTGGGCGGCCTGCCTCGAGTACGCGCGGCGCGACCGCCGGTTCGGGGGTGTCAAGTGA
- the recO gene encoding DNA repair protein RecO encodes MRLYRDRAVVLRRHKLGEADRIITLLTRDHGLVRAVAKGVRRTRSRFGGRLEPFGHIDVQLYPGRNPGRGLATVTQVQILDAFTDPIVADYALYTTASAVLETSERLAGEEHAPVRDQYLLAVGALRALASARRPAGLILDSYLLRAMSVAGWAPALTECARCGQSGPHRAFHVAAGGAVCVHCRPPGSATPAEGVLELMLALERGVWDVAEAAPAQARSQASGLVAAHLQWHLERQLRTLPMIERGAPHPAARGVDVRAGAVSGQDEVRDPATTNAADRR; translated from the coding sequence GTGAGGCTGTACCGGGATCGGGCGGTGGTGCTGCGCCGGCACAAGCTGGGCGAGGCGGATCGCATCATCACGTTGCTCACGCGCGACCACGGCCTGGTCCGCGCGGTGGCCAAGGGCGTGCGGCGCACCCGTTCGCGCTTCGGCGGGCGGCTCGAGCCCTTCGGGCACATCGACGTGCAGCTCTATCCGGGACGCAATCCCGGACGCGGGCTCGCCACCGTCACGCAGGTGCAGATCCTCGACGCGTTCACCGACCCCATCGTGGCCGACTACGCCCTCTACACCACGGCCTCGGCGGTGCTGGAGACCTCTGAACGGCTGGCGGGCGAGGAGCACGCCCCGGTCCGCGACCAGTACCTCCTCGCCGTCGGTGCGCTGCGGGCGCTGGCGTCGGCCCGCCGGCCGGCCGGGCTGATCCTCGACTCGTACCTGCTGCGGGCGATGTCCGTCGCCGGGTGGGCGCCGGCGCTCACCGAATGCGCGCGGTGCGGGCAGAGCGGGCCGCACCGCGCCTTCCACGTCGCCGCCGGCGGGGCGGTGTGCGTGCACTGCCGCCCGCCCGGATCGGCGACCCCGGCGGAGGGGGTGCTCGAGCTCATGCTGGCGCTCGAGCGCGGCGTCTGGGACGTCGCCGAGGCCGCACCCGCACAGGCCCGGTCCCAGGCCAGCGGCCTGGTCGCCGCACATCTGCAGTGGCACCTGGAGCGCCAGTTGCGGACGTTGCCGATGATCGAGCGTGGCGCGCCGCACCCGGCGGCGCGCGGGGTGGACGTGCGCGCGGGCGCGGTGTCAGGGCAGGATGAGGTGCGTGATCCAGCGACGACGAACGCGGCGGACCGGCGCTGA
- a CDS encoding amidase, whose protein sequence is MTEPPAAAASPADGGSARAGSPTIGDLRAELDAGTVSSVDLVARALDAAEEARPTLNAFRYLRRAQALAEAAEADARRARGDCSPLLGVPVAMKDDVDIAGLPTAFGCDDSGRAPAAADAEMVRRLKASGAIIIGKTNSPELGQWPFTTGRFGVTRNPWSPVHTPGGSSGGSSAAVAAGIVPAAMGSDGAGSVRIPAACTNLVGIKPQRGRIPSYPEAEQFHGLTVMGPLAHTVADAALLLDTLSGGHPGDRHRPPPVSASEWVGRDPGRLRIGLSFDSPFTATPVTLDPDVVAATERVANALVRLGHDVVLDGPRYGRLLGLNFLPRSMAGLEQWRRRFPDPSVLDPRTLGNARNGRLLGGVPLAAARKAEPRIRRRIGKVFDRVDVVLAPTTATPPRPADAIDGLGGWDTDKAITAFCPMTWPWNVLGWPAVNVPAGFTGDGLPLGTQLMGHAGSEPLLVSVAAQLEAELQWHRVTPDRWW, encoded by the coding sequence ATGACCGAACCCCCCGCAGCAGCCGCATCCCCCGCGGACGGCGGCTCCGCCCGTGCCGGGTCCCCGACGATCGGCGACCTGCGTGCGGAGCTCGACGCCGGCACCGTCTCGTCGGTGGACCTGGTCGCCCGCGCGCTCGACGCCGCGGAGGAGGCCCGGCCCACGCTCAACGCGTTCCGCTATCTGCGGCGTGCGCAGGCCCTGGCAGAGGCGGCGGAGGCCGACGCCCGCCGCGCGCGGGGCGACTGCTCCCCGCTGCTCGGCGTCCCCGTGGCGATGAAGGACGACGTCGACATCGCAGGGCTGCCCACCGCCTTCGGCTGCGACGACTCCGGCCGGGCCCCCGCCGCCGCCGACGCGGAGATGGTCCGCAGGCTCAAAGCCTCCGGCGCGATCATCATCGGCAAGACCAATTCGCCCGAGCTCGGTCAATGGCCGTTCACCACCGGCCGGTTCGGGGTCACCCGCAACCCGTGGAGTCCCGTGCACACGCCGGGCGGGTCCTCCGGCGGAAGCTCCGCCGCCGTCGCCGCCGGCATCGTGCCCGCGGCGATGGGGTCGGACGGCGCCGGTTCGGTGCGCATCCCCGCCGCGTGCACCAACCTCGTGGGCATCAAACCGCAGCGCGGCCGGATCCCCTCCTACCCCGAGGCGGAGCAGTTCCACGGGCTCACCGTCATGGGACCGCTGGCGCACACCGTCGCCGACGCCGCCCTGCTGCTGGACACGCTGTCCGGCGGCCACCCCGGCGACAGGCATCGCCCGCCACCGGTGTCCGCCTCCGAGTGGGTGGGCCGCGACCCGGGCCGCCTGCGCATCGGGCTGTCGTTCGATTCCCCCTTCACCGCCACCCCCGTCACCCTGGACCCGGACGTCGTCGCCGCGACCGAGCGCGTCGCCAACGCCCTCGTCCGGCTCGGGCACGACGTGGTGCTCGACGGGCCCCGCTACGGCCGGCTGCTGGGCCTGAACTTCCTGCCCCGTTCGATGGCGGGCCTCGAGCAGTGGCGCCGCCGGTTCCCGGACCCGTCCGTCCTCGATCCGAGGACGCTCGGCAATGCCAGGAACGGGCGCCTCCTCGGGGGCGTCCCGCTGGCCGCCGCGCGCAAGGCCGAGCCGCGCATCCGCCGGCGCATCGGGAAGGTTTTCGACCGGGTCGACGTGGTGCTGGCCCCCACCACCGCGACGCCGCCCCGCCCGGCGGACGCCATCGACGGCCTCGGCGGCTGGGACACCGACAAGGCCATCACCGCCTTCTGCCCGATGACCTGGCCGTGGAACGTCCTCGGCTGGCCGGCGGTGAACGTGCCCGCCGGGTTCACCGGCGACGGACTGCCCTTGGGGACCCAGCTCATGGGCCACGCGGGCAGCGAACCGCTGCTGGTGAGCGTCGCCGCGCAGCTGGAGGCGGAACTGCAGTGGCACCGCGTCACCCCGGACCGATGGTGGTGA
- the era gene encoding GTPase Era, translating into MGDDARRHGDGAEEFRSGFVCFVGRPNTGKSTLTNALVGTKVAITSNRPQTTRHTIRGIVNTPGAQLVLVDTPGLHRPRTLLGKRLNDLVHETYAEVDVIGVCVPADEKIGPGDRWILEQVRASAPRTRLIGIVTKIDKVGRDQVAAQLVALSELLGGDADVVPVSASSGEQVGVLRDVLVGAMEPGPAFYPDGELTDEPETTLMAELIREAALEGVRDELPHSLAVVIEEIIPREGRRPEQGELLDVHAILFVERQSQKGIVIGRGGARLREVGTAARTQIEALLGTKIYLDLHVKVAKDWQRDPKQLSRLGF; encoded by the coding sequence ATGGGCGATGACGCTCGGCGGCACGGCGACGGCGCGGAGGAGTTCCGCTCGGGGTTCGTGTGCTTCGTGGGACGGCCGAATACGGGCAAATCGACGCTGACCAACGCGCTGGTGGGGACGAAGGTGGCGATCACCTCGAACCGCCCGCAGACCACCCGGCACACCATCCGCGGGATCGTCAACACCCCGGGCGCCCAGCTGGTCCTCGTGGACACCCCCGGCCTGCACCGGCCGCGGACGCTGCTGGGCAAGCGGCTCAACGACCTGGTGCACGAGACCTACGCCGAGGTGGACGTCATCGGCGTGTGCGTGCCCGCCGACGAGAAGATCGGCCCCGGCGACCGCTGGATCCTCGAGCAGGTCCGCGCGTCCGCGCCGCGCACGCGCCTCATCGGCATCGTCACGAAGATCGACAAGGTGGGACGCGACCAGGTGGCCGCGCAACTGGTGGCGCTGTCGGAGTTGCTCGGCGGCGACGCCGACGTGGTCCCCGTGTCGGCGTCCTCCGGCGAGCAGGTGGGGGTGCTGCGTGACGTGCTCGTCGGCGCCATGGAGCCGGGGCCCGCGTTCTATCCGGACGGCGAGCTGACCGACGAGCCCGAGACCACACTGATGGCGGAGCTCATCCGGGAGGCCGCGCTCGAGGGCGTGCGCGACGAGCTTCCGCACTCGCTGGCGGTGGTGATCGAGGAGATCATCCCGCGAGAGGGCCGCCGGCCCGAGCAAGGGGAGCTGCTCGACGTCCACGCCATCCTCTTCGTGGAGCGGCAGAGCCAGAAGGGCATCGTCATCGGGCGCGGCGGTGCGCGGCTGCGCGAGGTGGGCACCGCCGCGCGCACCCAGATCGAGGCCCTGCTGGGCACGAAGATCTACTTGGACCTGCACGTGAAGGTGGCCAAGGACTGGCAGCGCGATCCCAAGCAGCTCAGCCGGCTGGGGTTCTGA